A genomic region of Clavibacter michiganensis subsp. insidiosus contains the following coding sequences:
- a CDS encoding alternate-type signal peptide domain-containing protein, which yields MNKIVSGAVGIVLLLGGAGSFALWNANATVAASSVSSGTLALQADTTGVWKDITNGGSKVIDPATYRIVPGNVLQYTSALTVTATGDSLAADLTYNPLSITGDAALKTAVTTKLDVTSTDASITAGTAANTFTVKPSTNASKVNVVLTVTFPSTATTGQNGTLSFDKLAFTLTQRAI from the coding sequence ATGAACAAGATCGTCTCCGGTGCCGTCGGAATCGTCCTCCTCCTCGGCGGCGCCGGCAGCTTCGCGCTGTGGAACGCCAACGCCACCGTCGCGGCCTCCTCCGTCTCCTCCGGCACGCTGGCCCTGCAGGCCGACACCACGGGCGTCTGGAAGGACATCACCAACGGCGGCAGCAAGGTCATCGACCCCGCCACGTACCGCATCGTCCCGGGCAACGTCCTCCAGTACACGAGCGCCCTCACGGTCACCGCGACCGGCGACTCGCTCGCCGCCGACCTCACGTACAACCCCCTCTCCATCACCGGCGACGCCGCGCTCAAGACGGCCGTCACCACCAAGCTCGACGTGACCTCGACCGACGCCAGCATCACCGCCGGCACCGCGGCCAACACCTTCACGGTCAAGCCCTCGACGAACGCCTCGAAGGTCAACGTCGTCCTCACGGTCACGTTCCCCTCCACCGCGACCACGGGCCAGAACGGCACGCTCAGCTTCGACAAGCTGGCGTTCACGCTCACGCAGCGCGCGATCTAG
- a CDS encoding sensor histidine kinase, with protein MVAPLSALDEQRLRGSSRAQLPFLASAAIVAALVALSDGPVERDPWYLGGIALVGASSLLCVVLAMSALPTWLLILVPALDLVAVAAVIDAAAPTLPAAALLVIFPLLWLVFAFPTGGVPVAIGGALAVSVLPLVRRGAPDTALGWAGLVGLTLLMTLLVLAGGQAAAMLRRARAELAEATETQTRLLEESREQTATIRDVADAVDVGIVFFDADDRPILRNAAVRTLLDLAGYDHATGMAPSVYGSDRVTRVATDGAVLTEALYADRAHGPVYWVGEPGDQRALVITVRAIGRRPGRRAGSVLAAYDVTDLAQAVQVRDEFLATVSHELRTPLTSIVGYLDLIDELHDPDELGIATEIAVIQRNVAQLSTIIGSLLEGADHAPDVDHAPVDLSAVVRASADAARGRAVERGLVLDVDVAPDVGMEGDATRIAQVVGALLANAVLYTPAGRIHVALERDGDTAVLRVEDTGVGISEEDQQHVLDRFFRARTARDTAIPGLGLGLSIAERTVRAHGGTIEIASRLGEGTRVAVRLPRERTVPRPMPGAGDPLPAPTA; from the coding sequence GTGGTCGCTCCCCTCTCCGCCCTCGACGAGCAGCGACTCCGCGGCTCGTCCCGCGCGCAGCTCCCCTTCCTGGCGAGCGCGGCGATCGTGGCGGCCCTGGTCGCCCTGTCCGACGGCCCGGTGGAGCGCGACCCCTGGTACCTGGGCGGGATCGCGCTGGTCGGGGCGAGCTCGCTGCTGTGCGTCGTCCTGGCGATGAGCGCCCTGCCCACCTGGCTGCTGATCCTGGTGCCGGCCCTCGACCTCGTCGCCGTCGCGGCCGTCATCGACGCGGCCGCGCCCACGCTCCCCGCCGCGGCCCTGCTCGTGATCTTCCCCCTGCTGTGGCTCGTCTTCGCGTTCCCGACCGGGGGAGTGCCCGTCGCCATCGGCGGGGCGCTCGCCGTGTCGGTGCTGCCGCTCGTGCGGCGGGGCGCGCCGGACACCGCGCTCGGCTGGGCGGGCCTGGTGGGCCTCACGCTGCTCATGACGCTCCTTGTCCTGGCCGGGGGACAGGCGGCGGCGATGCTGCGCCGCGCGCGGGCGGAGCTCGCCGAGGCGACGGAGACGCAGACCCGCCTGCTGGAGGAGTCCCGGGAGCAGACCGCGACCATCCGCGACGTGGCCGACGCCGTCGACGTGGGCATCGTGTTCTTCGACGCCGACGACCGGCCCATCCTCCGCAACGCCGCGGTGCGCACCCTGCTCGACCTCGCCGGGTACGACCACGCGACCGGGATGGCCCCCAGCGTCTACGGCTCGGACCGCGTCACGCGGGTCGCGACGGACGGCGCCGTCCTCACCGAGGCCCTCTACGCCGACCGCGCGCACGGTCCCGTCTACTGGGTGGGCGAGCCGGGGGACCAGCGCGCGCTCGTCATCACGGTGCGCGCCATCGGCCGGCGCCCGGGGCGGCGCGCCGGATCCGTGCTGGCCGCGTACGACGTGACCGACCTCGCGCAGGCGGTGCAGGTGAGGGACGAGTTCCTGGCGACCGTGTCGCACGAGCTGCGCACGCCGCTGACCTCCATCGTCGGGTACCTCGACCTCATCGACGAGCTGCACGACCCGGACGAGCTGGGCATCGCGACCGAGATCGCGGTCATCCAGCGGAACGTCGCGCAGCTGTCGACCATCATCGGGTCGCTGCTCGAGGGCGCCGACCACGCGCCGGACGTCGACCACGCGCCCGTGGACCTGTCCGCCGTGGTCCGCGCGTCCGCCGACGCCGCCCGCGGGCGGGCCGTCGAGCGCGGGCTCGTCCTCGACGTCGACGTCGCGCCGGACGTGGGCATGGAGGGCGACGCCACGCGGATCGCGCAGGTGGTCGGCGCGCTGCTCGCCAACGCGGTGCTGTACACGCCCGCCGGCCGGATCCACGTCGCCCTCGAGCGCGACGGCGACACCGCCGTGCTCCGCGTCGAGGACACCGGCGTCGGCATCAGCGAGGAGGACCAGCAGCACGTCCTCGACCGCTTCTTCCGCGCCCGCACCGCGCGCGACACCGCGATCCCGGGCCTCGGCCTCGGCCTGTCGATCGCGGAGCGCACGGTGCGCGCGCACGGCGGGACCATCGAGATCGCGAGTCGGCTCGGGGAGGGCACGCGGGTCGCCGTGCGCCTCCCGCGGGAGCGCACCGTCCCGCGCCCGATGCCGGGCGCCGGCGACCCGCTGCCGGCCCCGACGGCCTGA